The following proteins are encoded in a genomic region of Ooceraea biroi isolate clonal line C1 chromosome 14, Obir_v5.4, whole genome shotgun sequence:
- the LOC105286975 gene encoding DNA (cytosine-5)-methyltransferase 1 isoform X1: MSYCGIMPPTVPSEPDSSSRRMSRSRKHASMEESVEAGDLTADTTPSALDSFSKQLVKRKKMNTEANGEAKSVSDPEYEVKMESDDNTTIEFDKENHNPQINQDQAEENAEKKMKTEGNEEVSQLKSQVKKTSATVERCEICRQKLNDETRLYQGHPNGAMEEQIALTDPKLCLFTGDESFIHESDERPQNKLTYFSVYDKNGHLCPFDTGLIEKNVMLYFSGYMKAIYEEDSSPEGGVPTKDMGPINEWYISGFDGGELALIGFNTAFAEYILMEPSEAYAPFMDVVKEKIYMSKLIIEFLLDEISPTYEDLVNKLQTVVPPKGMTKFTEDALLRHAQFICDQVSSFDETAAPDDPLLITTPCMRSLANLAGVTLGKRGAIRRTRRMEKVKKPAWTMATTTKLVNNMFENIFADQLAKHDDKMPIGPKRQRCGICESCQQPDCGTCSFCKDMTKFGGTGRSKQACVRRRCPNMAIQEADDSDPENEEQYESSAEDEKEEEKPKKDFKELKKDIIWEEEDKIVDGQKTYYKSVMVGNEQIKINDYILVEPRNPAVPLHIGKVIFMWEDNKNGLKKFHANWFRRGTDTILGETSDPVELFLSNDCDDVTFTCVRSKASVIHKKVPDDWSELGNMDVDDEIKDVDGKTFFYQMRYIPENARFEDPLPDLECPRKETSHRFCPACARLRMLEQYNTPKVSERINEKSSKEVIYGVVKYKDEEYRVGSAVFLHPSAFKFKHIQTYQEAQKPKKEVVDEDMYPEFYRKVSDHKAKFSNTDTPEPFHVAYINAIYATTTDLIVSPADICIRVNKLYRPENTHRDLTLMEQADLNMVYWSDEVCSVKFSEVAGKCYLVYSENLSESVEEWSMGGPNRFYFTEAYNAKEKTFDEPPYSIISMGKCGKGKGKGKSKTKKAEEIENKPTIDRPSDYSTIKRKLRTLDIFAGCGGLSEGFHQAGIAENLWAIEKEESAAYAYRLNNPKTVVFSEDCNILLHKVMNGDRTDDSGQKLPQKGEVELLCGGPPCQGFSGMNRFNFRQYSLFKSSLIVSCLSYCDYYRPKFFVMENVRNFVFYKRSMVLKLTLRCLVRMGYQCTFGIVQAGNYGIAQTRRRMIILAAAPGEILPKYPEPMHVFNRRCCSLSVVVDNKKYFSNCGWTKSAPYRTITVKDAMCDLPDIRNGWNREEMSYGSEPLTHFQRKMRDKQYQSILKDHICKEMTPLVEARMAHIPTATGSDWRDLPNISVRLSDGTFSKKLEYLHHDKRAGKSSTNALRGVCICSSGRPCDPIDKQFNTLIPWCLPHTGNRHHNWRGLYGRLEWDGFFGTTVTNPEPMGKQGRVLHPTQNRVVSVRECARSQGFRDSFRFYGTIYEKHRQVGNAVPPPLGAAIGHEIRKCISDATVLSNERYKSTNSCAKAAARSNSLDEADETIMNDVSDQTLTTHNGASTSSNESKDPAACRRRRYST, from the exons ATGTCATATTGCGG AATTATGCCACCTACTGTACCAAGCGAACCAGACTCCAGTAGCAGAAGGATGTCCCGTAGTCGGAAGCATGCCAGCATGGAGGAATCCGTTGAAGCGGGTGATCTAACAGCGGACACAACTCCGTCCGCGCTGGACTCATTTTCCAAGCAACTGgtgaaaaggaagaagatGAATACCGAGGCGAACGGCGAGGCAAAATCCGTGTCTGATCCTGAGTACGAAGTAAAAATGGAGTCGGACGACAATACCACCATAGAGTTCGACAAGGAGAATCACAATCCGCAAATAAATCAGGATCAGGCGGAAGAAAATGCGGAGAAGAAGATGAAAACGGAGGGCAACGAAGAAGTGTCCCAACTAAAGTCGCAAGTTAAAAAGACATCTGCCACGGTCGAGCGGTGCGAGATCTGCAGGCAGAAGTTGAACGACGAAACGAGATTATACCAAGGACACCCGAACGGTGCAATGGAGGAGCAAATAGCTTTAACGGATCCTAAGCTATGTTTGTTTACAGGAGACGAATCTTTTATACATGAAAGCGATGAGAGaccacaaaataaattaacttattttaG TGTTTATGATAAAAACGGACACCTGTGTCCGTTCGACACGGGGCTCATAGAGAAGAACGTGATGCTGTATTTTTCTGGATACATGAAAGCCATTTACGAAGAGGATTCCTCACCTGAGGGGGGCGTGCCGACGAAGGACATGGGGCCAATAAATGAGTGGTACATTTCTGGATTCGACGGCGGAGAATTGGCGCTGATAGGTTTCAACACCGCTTTCGCGGAGTATATTTTAATGGAGCCGTCTGAGGCTTACGCACCGTTCATGGATGTCGTTAAGGAGAAGATATACATGAGCAAATTGATCATAGAATTTTTGTTAGATGAAATTAGTCCAACTTACGAGGATCTAGTAAACAAACTCCAA ACAGTGGTACCTCCCAAGGGCATGACGAAGTTCACGGAGGATGCACTGTTGCGTCACGCGCAATTCATTTGCGATCAAGTCTCGTCATTCGACGAGACCGCCGCTCCCGACGACCCTCTCCTCATCACGACTCCTTGCATGCGATCTCTCGCCAATCTCGCGGGTGTCACGTTGGGTAAGAGGGGCGCTATTCGTCGGACGCGTCGCATGGAGAAAGTCAAGAAGCCCGCTTGGACGATGGCTACTACGACAAAATTAGTTAACAATATGTTTGAGAACATTTTCGCTGATCAGCTCGCTAAGCACGATGATAAGATGCCGATA GGACCCAAAAGACAGCGTTGTGGTATCTGCGAAAGTTGCCAACAACCTGATTGCGGTACCTGCAGCTTTTGTAAAGATatgacgaaatttggaggtaCTGGAAGAAGTAAGCAAGCATGCGTTAGAAGAAGGTGTCCAAATATGGCGATCCAG GAAGCGGATGACTCCGATCCGGAAAACGAAGAGCAGTACGAGAGTTCTGCGGAGGacgaaaaggaagaagagaagccGAAGAAGGACTTTAAGGAACTTAAGAAAGATATAATATGGGAGGAAGAAGATAAGATAGTCGATGGCCAGAAGACGTATTACAAGTCGGTGATGGTCGGGAACGAGcaaatcaaaataaatgattatatcTTGGTGGAGCCAAGAAATCCGGCAGTTCCTTTGCACATTGGCAAAGTCATCTTCATGTgggaagataataaaaatggtTTGAAAAAGTTTCACGCAAACTGGTTTCGTAGAGGTACAGACACCATCCTCGGTGAAACATCGGACCCCGTAGAGTTGTTCCTGAGTAACGATTGCGATGATGTAACATTTACGTGTGTTAGGTCAAAGGCGAGTGTTATCCACAAGAAAGTGCCTGACGATTGGTCGGAATTAG GTAATATGGACGTAGATGATGAAATAAAGGACGTAGACGGCAAGACGTTCTTCTATCAGATGAGATACATTCCGGAGAATGCTCGATTTGAGGATCCGTTGCCAGATCTCGAGTGTCCGCGAAAGGAAACCAGTCATCGATTCTGCCCCGCTTGCGCACGATTGAGGATGTTGGAACAATATAACACGCCGAAG GTCTCTGAACGAATAAACGAAAAGAGTAGCAAGGAGGTAATTTACGGAGTGGTGAAGTACAAGGATGAGGAGTACAGAGTGGGTAGCGCGGTATTTCTGCACCCAAGTGCTTTTAAATTTAAGCATATACAGACGTATCAGGAAGCTCAAAAGCCAAAGAAGGAAGTTGTGGACGAGGATATGTACCCAGAATTTTACCGAAAGGTTTCGGATCACAAAGCAAAATTCTCGAATACCGATACGCCAGAACCTTTTCACGTTGCTTACATAAATGCGATATACGCTACCACTACTGATCTAATAGTCTCGCCCGCGGACATTTGTATTAGGGTGAACAAACTGTATAGACCGGAGAATACTCACCGCGATTTAACATTAATGGAGCAGGCGGACCTTAACATGGTGTATTGGAGCGATGAAG TATGCAGCGTAAAATTTTCCGAGGTTGCCGGGAAATGTTATCTAGTATATTCCGAAAACCTGAGCGAATCCGTTGAAGAATGGTCCATGGGTGGTCCAAATAGGTTTTACTTCACTGAGGCTTATAACGCTAAGGAGAAAACATTTGACGAACCACCCTACAGCATCATTAGCATGGGCAAATGCGGGAAGGGAAAGGGAAAGGGTAAATCAAAGACGAAGAAGGCGGAAGAGATCGAAAACAAGCCAACTATTGACAGACCTAGTGATTATTCCActataaagagaaaattgaGGACATTGGATATCTTTGCTGGATGTGGAG GACTGTCGGAAGGATTCCATCAAGCGGGGATAGCGGAAAATTTATGGGCAATCGAGAAGGAAGAGTCTGCAGCGTATGCATATCGCTTAAATAATCCGAAAACTGTAGTATTTTCGGAGGATTGTAATATACTATTACATAAAGTGATGAAC GGTGATCGCACGGACGACAGTGGACAGAAACTTCCCCAGAAGGGAGAAGTCGAGCTCCTGTGCGGTGGGCCACCGTGTCAAGGTTTTAGCGGCATGAATCGTTTTAATTTTCGGCAGTACTCGTTGTTCAAAAGTTCCCTCATTGTCTCGTGTTTGTCTTACTGCGATTATTATAGACCGAAATTTTTCGTGATGGAAAACGTGCGGAACTTCGTGTTTTATAAAAGAAGCATGGTGTTGAAGTTAACTCTACGGTGTCTCGTTCGAATGGGTTACCAGTGTACGTTTGGTATTGTCCAGGCCGGTAATTACGGGATAGCACAAACGAGGAGGAG AATGATAATCTTGGCTGCTGCTCCTGGAGAAATACTTCCGAAGTATCCAGAACCGATGCATGTATTTAATAGGCGATGCTGTTCGCTAAGTGTTGTGGTAGATAATAAAAAG TACTTCTCGAATTGTGGCTGGACGAAATCGGCGCCGTACAGGACGATCACTGTGAAAGATGCCATGTGCGATTTACCAGATATCAGAAACGGTTGGAACAGGGAGGAAATGTCATATGGTAGTGAACCATTGACACATTTCCAGAGGAAG ATGAGAGATAAACAGTATCAGTCAATACTAAAAGATCACATATGCAAGGAGATGACTCCGCTTGTCGAAGCACGAATGGCTCACATTCCAACCGCCACAGGCTCTGATTGGCGCGATTTGCCGAACATCAGTGTGCGACTGAGCGACGGTACTTTCTCCAAGAAATT AGAATACCTGCATCATGATAAGAGAGCTGGGAAAAGTTCGACGAACGCGTTGCGCGGAGTCTGCATTTGCAGTAGTGGCCGGCCATGCGATCCTATCGACAAACAATTTAACACCTTAATCCCGTGGTGTTTACCGCACACTGGAAACCGACACCATAATTGGAGGGGTTTATACGGGCGACTCGAATGGGACGGATTCTTTGGCACAACTGTCACCAATCCGGAGCCGATGGGCAAACAG GGGCGCGTTTTGCATCCAACGCAAAACCGTGTAGTGAGCGTAAGGGAGTGCGCAAGGTCTCAGGGATTCCGCGACTCGTTCCGTTTCTACGGCACGATATACGAGAAGCATCGACAGGTTGGCAACGCGGTGCCGCCACCGTTGGGAGCTGCCATAGGCCACGAGATAAGAAAGTGCATCTCCGACGCGACGGTACTGTCGAACGAGAGATACAAGTCTACGAACAGCTGTGCTAAAGCCGCGGCGAGGAGTAACAGTCTCGACGAGGCTGACGAGACTATCATGAATGACGTGTCTGACCAGACACTGACCACTCACAATGGCGCGAGTACTAGTTCCAACGAATCCAAGGATCCAGCAGCCTGTCGACGTAGGCGATACTCGACGTAG
- the LOC105286975 gene encoding DNA (cytosine-5)-methyltransferase 1 isoform X2, whose amino-acid sequence MPPTVPSEPDSSSRRMSRSRKHASMEESVEAGDLTADTTPSALDSFSKQLVKRKKMNTEANGEAKSVSDPEYEVKMESDDNTTIEFDKENHNPQINQDQAEENAEKKMKTEGNEEVSQLKSQVKKTSATVERCEICRQKLNDETRLYQGHPNGAMEEQIALTDPKLCLFTGDESFIHESDERPQNKLTYFSVYDKNGHLCPFDTGLIEKNVMLYFSGYMKAIYEEDSSPEGGVPTKDMGPINEWYISGFDGGELALIGFNTAFAEYILMEPSEAYAPFMDVVKEKIYMSKLIIEFLLDEISPTYEDLVNKLQTVVPPKGMTKFTEDALLRHAQFICDQVSSFDETAAPDDPLLITTPCMRSLANLAGVTLGKRGAIRRTRRMEKVKKPAWTMATTTKLVNNMFENIFADQLAKHDDKMPIGPKRQRCGICESCQQPDCGTCSFCKDMTKFGGTGRSKQACVRRRCPNMAIQEADDSDPENEEQYESSAEDEKEEEKPKKDFKELKKDIIWEEEDKIVDGQKTYYKSVMVGNEQIKINDYILVEPRNPAVPLHIGKVIFMWEDNKNGLKKFHANWFRRGTDTILGETSDPVELFLSNDCDDVTFTCVRSKASVIHKKVPDDWSELGNMDVDDEIKDVDGKTFFYQMRYIPENARFEDPLPDLECPRKETSHRFCPACARLRMLEQYNTPKVSERINEKSSKEVIYGVVKYKDEEYRVGSAVFLHPSAFKFKHIQTYQEAQKPKKEVVDEDMYPEFYRKVSDHKAKFSNTDTPEPFHVAYINAIYATTTDLIVSPADICIRVNKLYRPENTHRDLTLMEQADLNMVYWSDEVCSVKFSEVAGKCYLVYSENLSESVEEWSMGGPNRFYFTEAYNAKEKTFDEPPYSIISMGKCGKGKGKGKSKTKKAEEIENKPTIDRPSDYSTIKRKLRTLDIFAGCGGLSEGFHQAGIAENLWAIEKEESAAYAYRLNNPKTVVFSEDCNILLHKVMNGDRTDDSGQKLPQKGEVELLCGGPPCQGFSGMNRFNFRQYSLFKSSLIVSCLSYCDYYRPKFFVMENVRNFVFYKRSMVLKLTLRCLVRMGYQCTFGIVQAGNYGIAQTRRRMIILAAAPGEILPKYPEPMHVFNRRCCSLSVVVDNKKYFSNCGWTKSAPYRTITVKDAMCDLPDIRNGWNREEMSYGSEPLTHFQRKMRDKQYQSILKDHICKEMTPLVEARMAHIPTATGSDWRDLPNISVRLSDGTFSKKLEYLHHDKRAGKSSTNALRGVCICSSGRPCDPIDKQFNTLIPWCLPHTGNRHHNWRGLYGRLEWDGFFGTTVTNPEPMGKQGRVLHPTQNRVVSVRECARSQGFRDSFRFYGTIYEKHRQVGNAVPPPLGAAIGHEIRKCISDATVLSNERYKSTNSCAKAAARSNSLDEADETIMNDVSDQTLTTHNGASTSSNESKDPAACRRRRYST is encoded by the exons ATGCCACCTACTGTACCAAGCGAACCAGACTCCAGTAGCAGAAGGATGTCCCGTAGTCGGAAGCATGCCAGCATGGAGGAATCCGTTGAAGCGGGTGATCTAACAGCGGACACAACTCCGTCCGCGCTGGACTCATTTTCCAAGCAACTGgtgaaaaggaagaagatGAATACCGAGGCGAACGGCGAGGCAAAATCCGTGTCTGATCCTGAGTACGAAGTAAAAATGGAGTCGGACGACAATACCACCATAGAGTTCGACAAGGAGAATCACAATCCGCAAATAAATCAGGATCAGGCGGAAGAAAATGCGGAGAAGAAGATGAAAACGGAGGGCAACGAAGAAGTGTCCCAACTAAAGTCGCAAGTTAAAAAGACATCTGCCACGGTCGAGCGGTGCGAGATCTGCAGGCAGAAGTTGAACGACGAAACGAGATTATACCAAGGACACCCGAACGGTGCAATGGAGGAGCAAATAGCTTTAACGGATCCTAAGCTATGTTTGTTTACAGGAGACGAATCTTTTATACATGAAAGCGATGAGAGaccacaaaataaattaacttattttaG TGTTTATGATAAAAACGGACACCTGTGTCCGTTCGACACGGGGCTCATAGAGAAGAACGTGATGCTGTATTTTTCTGGATACATGAAAGCCATTTACGAAGAGGATTCCTCACCTGAGGGGGGCGTGCCGACGAAGGACATGGGGCCAATAAATGAGTGGTACATTTCTGGATTCGACGGCGGAGAATTGGCGCTGATAGGTTTCAACACCGCTTTCGCGGAGTATATTTTAATGGAGCCGTCTGAGGCTTACGCACCGTTCATGGATGTCGTTAAGGAGAAGATATACATGAGCAAATTGATCATAGAATTTTTGTTAGATGAAATTAGTCCAACTTACGAGGATCTAGTAAACAAACTCCAA ACAGTGGTACCTCCCAAGGGCATGACGAAGTTCACGGAGGATGCACTGTTGCGTCACGCGCAATTCATTTGCGATCAAGTCTCGTCATTCGACGAGACCGCCGCTCCCGACGACCCTCTCCTCATCACGACTCCTTGCATGCGATCTCTCGCCAATCTCGCGGGTGTCACGTTGGGTAAGAGGGGCGCTATTCGTCGGACGCGTCGCATGGAGAAAGTCAAGAAGCCCGCTTGGACGATGGCTACTACGACAAAATTAGTTAACAATATGTTTGAGAACATTTTCGCTGATCAGCTCGCTAAGCACGATGATAAGATGCCGATA GGACCCAAAAGACAGCGTTGTGGTATCTGCGAAAGTTGCCAACAACCTGATTGCGGTACCTGCAGCTTTTGTAAAGATatgacgaaatttggaggtaCTGGAAGAAGTAAGCAAGCATGCGTTAGAAGAAGGTGTCCAAATATGGCGATCCAG GAAGCGGATGACTCCGATCCGGAAAACGAAGAGCAGTACGAGAGTTCTGCGGAGGacgaaaaggaagaagagaagccGAAGAAGGACTTTAAGGAACTTAAGAAAGATATAATATGGGAGGAAGAAGATAAGATAGTCGATGGCCAGAAGACGTATTACAAGTCGGTGATGGTCGGGAACGAGcaaatcaaaataaatgattatatcTTGGTGGAGCCAAGAAATCCGGCAGTTCCTTTGCACATTGGCAAAGTCATCTTCATGTgggaagataataaaaatggtTTGAAAAAGTTTCACGCAAACTGGTTTCGTAGAGGTACAGACACCATCCTCGGTGAAACATCGGACCCCGTAGAGTTGTTCCTGAGTAACGATTGCGATGATGTAACATTTACGTGTGTTAGGTCAAAGGCGAGTGTTATCCACAAGAAAGTGCCTGACGATTGGTCGGAATTAG GTAATATGGACGTAGATGATGAAATAAAGGACGTAGACGGCAAGACGTTCTTCTATCAGATGAGATACATTCCGGAGAATGCTCGATTTGAGGATCCGTTGCCAGATCTCGAGTGTCCGCGAAAGGAAACCAGTCATCGATTCTGCCCCGCTTGCGCACGATTGAGGATGTTGGAACAATATAACACGCCGAAG GTCTCTGAACGAATAAACGAAAAGAGTAGCAAGGAGGTAATTTACGGAGTGGTGAAGTACAAGGATGAGGAGTACAGAGTGGGTAGCGCGGTATTTCTGCACCCAAGTGCTTTTAAATTTAAGCATATACAGACGTATCAGGAAGCTCAAAAGCCAAAGAAGGAAGTTGTGGACGAGGATATGTACCCAGAATTTTACCGAAAGGTTTCGGATCACAAAGCAAAATTCTCGAATACCGATACGCCAGAACCTTTTCACGTTGCTTACATAAATGCGATATACGCTACCACTACTGATCTAATAGTCTCGCCCGCGGACATTTGTATTAGGGTGAACAAACTGTATAGACCGGAGAATACTCACCGCGATTTAACATTAATGGAGCAGGCGGACCTTAACATGGTGTATTGGAGCGATGAAG TATGCAGCGTAAAATTTTCCGAGGTTGCCGGGAAATGTTATCTAGTATATTCCGAAAACCTGAGCGAATCCGTTGAAGAATGGTCCATGGGTGGTCCAAATAGGTTTTACTTCACTGAGGCTTATAACGCTAAGGAGAAAACATTTGACGAACCACCCTACAGCATCATTAGCATGGGCAAATGCGGGAAGGGAAAGGGAAAGGGTAAATCAAAGACGAAGAAGGCGGAAGAGATCGAAAACAAGCCAACTATTGACAGACCTAGTGATTATTCCActataaagagaaaattgaGGACATTGGATATCTTTGCTGGATGTGGAG GACTGTCGGAAGGATTCCATCAAGCGGGGATAGCGGAAAATTTATGGGCAATCGAGAAGGAAGAGTCTGCAGCGTATGCATATCGCTTAAATAATCCGAAAACTGTAGTATTTTCGGAGGATTGTAATATACTATTACATAAAGTGATGAAC GGTGATCGCACGGACGACAGTGGACAGAAACTTCCCCAGAAGGGAGAAGTCGAGCTCCTGTGCGGTGGGCCACCGTGTCAAGGTTTTAGCGGCATGAATCGTTTTAATTTTCGGCAGTACTCGTTGTTCAAAAGTTCCCTCATTGTCTCGTGTTTGTCTTACTGCGATTATTATAGACCGAAATTTTTCGTGATGGAAAACGTGCGGAACTTCGTGTTTTATAAAAGAAGCATGGTGTTGAAGTTAACTCTACGGTGTCTCGTTCGAATGGGTTACCAGTGTACGTTTGGTATTGTCCAGGCCGGTAATTACGGGATAGCACAAACGAGGAGGAG AATGATAATCTTGGCTGCTGCTCCTGGAGAAATACTTCCGAAGTATCCAGAACCGATGCATGTATTTAATAGGCGATGCTGTTCGCTAAGTGTTGTGGTAGATAATAAAAAG TACTTCTCGAATTGTGGCTGGACGAAATCGGCGCCGTACAGGACGATCACTGTGAAAGATGCCATGTGCGATTTACCAGATATCAGAAACGGTTGGAACAGGGAGGAAATGTCATATGGTAGTGAACCATTGACACATTTCCAGAGGAAG ATGAGAGATAAACAGTATCAGTCAATACTAAAAGATCACATATGCAAGGAGATGACTCCGCTTGTCGAAGCACGAATGGCTCACATTCCAACCGCCACAGGCTCTGATTGGCGCGATTTGCCGAACATCAGTGTGCGACTGAGCGACGGTACTTTCTCCAAGAAATT AGAATACCTGCATCATGATAAGAGAGCTGGGAAAAGTTCGACGAACGCGTTGCGCGGAGTCTGCATTTGCAGTAGTGGCCGGCCATGCGATCCTATCGACAAACAATTTAACACCTTAATCCCGTGGTGTTTACCGCACACTGGAAACCGACACCATAATTGGAGGGGTTTATACGGGCGACTCGAATGGGACGGATTCTTTGGCACAACTGTCACCAATCCGGAGCCGATGGGCAAACAG GGGCGCGTTTTGCATCCAACGCAAAACCGTGTAGTGAGCGTAAGGGAGTGCGCAAGGTCTCAGGGATTCCGCGACTCGTTCCGTTTCTACGGCACGATATACGAGAAGCATCGACAGGTTGGCAACGCGGTGCCGCCACCGTTGGGAGCTGCCATAGGCCACGAGATAAGAAAGTGCATCTCCGACGCGACGGTACTGTCGAACGAGAGATACAAGTCTACGAACAGCTGTGCTAAAGCCGCGGCGAGGAGTAACAGTCTCGACGAGGCTGACGAGACTATCATGAATGACGTGTCTGACCAGACACTGACCACTCACAATGGCGCGAGTACTAGTTCCAACGAATCCAAGGATCCAGCAGCCTGTCGACGTAGGCGATACTCGACGTAG